A stretch of the Gossypium hirsutum isolate 1008001.06 chromosome D07, Gossypium_hirsutum_v2.1, whole genome shotgun sequence genome encodes the following:
- the LOC107954578 gene encoding vestitone reductase isoform X2: MFSCLSKEWSDMWPENKRDLSFLTSLPGAAEKLKIMSADLSDPASYNAAIEGCKGVFHVATPVDFENKESEAVTERSISGALGILKACLKSKTVKRVVYTSSASTVMFNGQDVEVVDESFWTDVDFVRENLSPFMRSYMISKTLTERAALEFGTQHGLDVVTVIPSLVVGPFICPKFPGSVRSSLALVLGNQSEYSLLLNASMVHVDDLARAHIFLLEYPEAKGRYNCSSDTISLEKLSEFLGGKYPEFPIPSPESLGEIKGMKWPGVSSKKLLDTGFDFNCGVEEMFDGAIQCCKERGYL; this comes from the exons ATGTTTAGTTGTCTTTCTAAAGAGTGGTCTGACATGTGGCCAGAAAACAAAAGAGACCTTAGTTTTCTCACCAGTTTACCAGGAgcagccgaaaagctgaaaatcATGAGTGCAGATCTTAGTGATCCGGCGAGTTACAATGCAGCCATCGAGGGATGCAAGGGAGTATTTCATGTCGCAACTCCTGTCGATTTTGAAAACAAAGAATCTGAGGCAGTAACTGAGAGGTCAATAAGCGGAGCACTAGGCATCTTGAAGGCATGCTTGAAGTCGAAAACAGTGAAGAGAGTTGTGTATACTTCAAGTGCGTCCACTGTTATGTTCAACGGGCAGGATGTGGAGGTGGTGGATGAGAGTTTTTGGACTGATGTGGACTTCGTTAGGGAAAATTTAAGCCCATTCATGCGTTCTTACATGATTTCCAAGACATTGACAGAAAGGGCGGCCCTTGAATTTGGTACACAACATGGATTGGATGTGGTGACAGTGATTCCTAGTTTGGTTGTTGGTCCTTTCATATGCCCCAAGTTCCCTGGCTCAGTGCGCTCGTCATTGGCTCTGGTCCTAG GGAACCAATCTGAATATAGTCTCCTTCTGAATGCATCGATGGTGCATGTTGATGACTTGGCAAGGGCACATATATTCCTGCTTGAATATCCAGAAGCAAAAGGAAGATACAATTGTTCTTCCGACACCATAAGCCTTGAGAAGTTGTCTGAATTTCTTGGTGGCAAGTACCCAGAGTTCCCAATTCCATCACCAGA ATCCTTGGGAGAAATCAAAGGTATGAAATGGCCTGGTGTGTCATCAAAGAAACTGTTGGACACAGGTTTCGATTTTAATTGTGGGGTGGAGGAAATGTTTGATGGAGCCATTCAGTGCTGCAAGGAAAGAGGATATCTCTAG
- the LOC107954578 gene encoding vestitone reductase isoform X1 — protein MEGDKGTVCVTGGTGFVASWLIKSLLQEGYAVRTTVRADPENKRDLSFLTSLPGAAEKLKIMSADLSDPASYNAAIEGCKGVFHVATPVDFENKESEAVTERSISGALGILKACLKSKTVKRVVYTSSASTVMFNGQDVEVVDESFWTDVDFVRENLSPFMRSYMISKTLTERAALEFGTQHGLDVVTVIPSLVVGPFICPKFPGSVRSSLALVLGNQSEYSLLLNASMVHVDDLARAHIFLLEYPEAKGRYNCSSDTISLEKLSEFLGGKYPEFPIPSPESLGEIKGMKWPGVSSKKLLDTGFDFNCGVEEMFDGAIQCCKERGYL, from the exons ATGGAAGGAGATAAAGGAACAGTGTGTGTGACTGGAGGTACTGGGTTCGTAGCTTCATGGCTCATCAAGAGCCTTCTTCAGGAGGGTTATGCTGTTCGCACCACTGTTAGGGCTGATCCAG AAAACAAAAGAGACCTTAGTTTTCTCACCAGTTTACCAGGAgcagccgaaaagctgaaaatcATGAGTGCAGATCTTAGTGATCCGGCGAGTTACAATGCAGCCATCGAGGGATGCAAGGGAGTATTTCATGTCGCAACTCCTGTCGATTTTGAAAACAAAGAATCTGAGGCAGTAACTGAGAGGTCAATAAGCGGAGCACTAGGCATCTTGAAGGCATGCTTGAAGTCGAAAACAGTGAAGAGAGTTGTGTATACTTCAAGTGCGTCCACTGTTATGTTCAACGGGCAGGATGTGGAGGTGGTGGATGAGAGTTTTTGGACTGATGTGGACTTCGTTAGGGAAAATTTAAGCCCATTCATGCGTTCTTACATGATTTCCAAGACATTGACAGAAAGGGCGGCCCTTGAATTTGGTACACAACATGGATTGGATGTGGTGACAGTGATTCCTAGTTTGGTTGTTGGTCCTTTCATATGCCCCAAGTTCCCTGGCTCAGTGCGCTCGTCATTGGCTCTGGTCCTAG GGAACCAATCTGAATATAGTCTCCTTCTGAATGCATCGATGGTGCATGTTGATGACTTGGCAAGGGCACATATATTCCTGCTTGAATATCCAGAAGCAAAAGGAAGATACAATTGTTCTTCCGACACCATAAGCCTTGAGAAGTTGTCTGAATTTCTTGGTGGCAAGTACCCAGAGTTCCCAATTCCATCACCAGA ATCCTTGGGAGAAATCAAAGGTATGAAATGGCCTGGTGTGTCATCAAAGAAACTGTTGGACACAGGTTTCGATTTTAATTGTGGGGTGGAGGAAATGTTTGATGGAGCCATTCAGTGCTGCAAGGAAAGAGGATATCTCTAG